GAAGCTGATGTTTTCCAGTACTTGCGCAAGTGCCGTGACAAGGCTGAAACATTTGACTTTATCGTGCTCGACCCGCCAAAGTTCGTCGAAAGCAAGGACAATTTGCAGAAAGGCGCCCGCGGTTACAAGGACATCAACCTGCTTGCCATGAAGCTCCTCGCCGAAGGCGGAATGCTCGCTACATTCAGCTGCTCCGGGCTCATGGAAATGGATCTTTTCCAGAAAATCATCGCAGATGCAGCCGCTGACGCCCACCGCCGAGTGCAGATTATCGAGCGTTTTGGACAGCCCGCCGACCACCCCGTGAACACCGCCTTCCCCGAAGGGCAATACCTCAAGGGATTACTCGTTCAGGTCGTCTAAAACATCTAGACAGAAGTCAGTACCCTTAAAAATAAATATTTAAAAAATCTTACATAAAAACTATATACAGGTGACATCGCCTGTATTTTTTTATAGTTTTATTGAAGGAAGTTGGACTGTTTTTAGTGGGTTTGGAAATGTACCTGGTAACATACGATATTGGAAATTCCTTTATAAAAGCAGCACTCACAAAAATTAGCGATACAATCGAATTCGTGGGCGCGACCGTTACTACAACGCACAGCACAACAACGCTGGGCGGTAAAGGCGTAGAACAGAGCACCGAACAATGGTGGGATTCCATCTGCCGTAGCACAAAAGAACTTCTCAAGAATTACAGCATTTCAAGTGACCAAATCAAAGGTATCAGTTTTTGTTCGCAAATGAACGGGACCGTCCTAGTCGATAAAATGGGCAACACAGTGCGCCCGCCTATGACGTTTCTCGACCGACGCGCCGACAAAGAATTGAAGGACTATTTCCATCACGGGTTAAAAATCCACGGGTTAAACATTTGGAAGCTATTAAAGGCGATGCACCACACAAGCATGGTCCCAGTCGGAGCCTACAGCCCTGTTTGGAAATACAAATGGGTCCAAAATAACGAGCCCGAACTTTTTGCGAAAGTGGACAAGTTCCTCGATGTCGGCGATTACTTGCTGTTCAAAACGACAGGCCGCTTTGTGCGCACCGAAGACTCCGCATTCTGCTCGGCACTCAACGATTGCCGCAAAGGGCATTCCGGCTGGAGCCACACCATGGTTCAAGCTTACGGCATCAACGAACAGCATTTGCCAGAGATCGTGCAAAGCACTGATATTGTCGGGCGAATCACAGAAACCGCAGCCGAAGAAATGGGCCTGAAACAAGGAACCCCCGTCATCGCTGGCGGCGGAGATGTCGCCATGGTGGCCATTGGTTGCGGAAACACGCATAGCAACCAAACCGCCATTTACTGCGGCACGTCCGGTTCCGTTTGTACTGTTGTCGATCATATCATCCAGTTCGCCGACATCATGATGATAGCCGTCAAAGGCCCGAATCCCGCACAAAAGTACTTGTACGGCGAACTCGAAACCGCAGGTAAATGCTTTGCCTGGGCTCGTGAACTTATAGGCAAACTGGACAATTCCGAATACAGTTTCGAAGAATGCGCTTCACTTGTTTCAAAGGCAAAACCAGGTGCACGAGGTCTTTTGTTCACACCATTCATGAACGGATGCAAAACTCCATTTGAAGATGGAAAAATCCGCAGTTCGCTTTCGGGCATTGATTTAGAAACTTCGCGCGGCGATTTGCTCCGTGCTGTCATCGAAGGCATTTGTTTCCACTTCCGCTGGTTGCTCGAATGCCAGGCCAGGAAGTGCAAGGTTTCAGACACAATCCGCTTTGCAGGCGGGCTTGCAAGAATCAACATCGTAAACCAGATTCTCGCAGATATTACAGGGCATACAATCGAAACGGTCAAGCATCCGCAATACGTGGGTGCACTTGGCGCCGCAGCTGTTGCTGCAATCGGGCTTGGACAAATGAAGTTCGAAGACATTCACAACTACATCGAAATCACGAACACGTACACGCCCGACCCCGAAAATCACGAGATTTACAACAAGCTCTACAAAAAATTCCTAGACAAAGTCAAGAGCGACAGGAAGCTCGTTGGCTGAAATTAGTTGGCAGTAGGCAGTTGGCAGTGGGCAGAGTCATCCTCGGAGCAAAGCGGAGTGGATCCATAAAGACAAGAAATCATGGATTCCGGGTCAAGCCCGGAATGACTAGATTGCCCCGTAGAGGCAATGACGAAAACGTGTCATGGCGGACCTGATCCGCCATCTAAGTTCTAGCAACTAAATTAACGTTTATTTCTCGGAAGTTCGCTGGCATGCTTTTCGAGCCATACAGCATCTTCTAGAGCGCGTTCGGCTTCGGTTGCCCAATCGGAATCCGGGAATTCACGAACAACATCACGATAACGCGTTACAGCGCTGTGGAAGTCACGCATTTCGCGGTAAATATTGCCCATCTGGAGCATTGCAAAATAGCGTTCATCCGGCGTGATTTCATTTTCGAGCAAAGCCTTGTACATCTGAAGAGCGGCTTCGTTGTAGCCATCTGCATACAAAGCGTTGGCATTAGCAATAGAATTTGTTGCAGTCGGAGAGACATCTTCCTTCTGGGAGCTTACAGCGGTTTCAGCAGACCTCGCCTTGTCGTTCCCGGTCTTCTTAGCTTCTTTCAAAGCTTTAGCTTCGGCTTCCTTCAGAGCCTTTTCTTCGGCAGCGGCGTTAGCAACAGCATTGATTTCAGCCAAGCGGTCTTCGGCAGCCTTGCGGAACTTGGCATCCGGAGCAGCCTTTTTCAAGTAAGCCGCAAGGGACTTCTTTTCCAGATCCGTTTTTTTGCCCTTTTGATAAATCTTGGCCAAATAATAATTCGCTTCGTTACCGCGTTCCTTGTACGGAAGTCCCTTCTTCAAATTGAACTCAGCCTTGTCGTATTCTCCCATCTCATAACGAGTTAGGCCTGCATAGAAGTACGCACCGGCATCGCCAGGTCTCTTTGCAAGGGCGGCTCTCCAAAGCGGGGCGGCTTCGGCATAGCGGCCTTCGGCCACCAAAGCTTTGCCCTTTTCAAACGGATCTTCGTTATCAGCAAGAGCAGGTTGTGCTGTTGGCGCAGCCTTCGGAGTTTCAGTCTTTGCAGGAGCTGCGGTTTTTGCAGCTGGAGTCGCTTGCGCGGTTTGCGCCGGTTGAGCGGCCTTTGCCTGAGTTTTTGCAGGTTCAGCCTTTGCCGTTTCTGCCTTCGTTGCTGCCGGAGCCGCAGAAGCCGTTTTGGCGCCCTTTATCTTTGCGCGTTCAGCATCAGCCTTTGCCTGCTGCCCCATAGCTTCGTAAGCCTTAGCAGCACCTTCGTACGCTTCGGTCAAGCTG
This sequence is a window from Fibrobacter succinogenes. Protein-coding genes within it:
- a CDS encoding FGGY-family carbohydrate kinase, translated to MYLVTYDIGNSFIKAALTKISDTIEFVGATVTTTHSTTTLGGKGVEQSTEQWWDSICRSTKELLKNYSISSDQIKGISFCSQMNGTVLVDKMGNTVRPPMTFLDRRADKELKDYFHHGLKIHGLNIWKLLKAMHHTSMVPVGAYSPVWKYKWVQNNEPELFAKVDKFLDVGDYLLFKTTGRFVRTEDSAFCSALNDCRKGHSGWSHTMVQAYGINEQHLPEIVQSTDIVGRITETAAEEMGLKQGTPVIAGGGDVAMVAIGCGNTHSNQTAIYCGTSGSVCTVVDHIIQFADIMMIAVKGPNPAQKYLYGELETAGKCFAWARELIGKLDNSEYSFEECASLVSKAKPGARGLLFTPFMNGCKTPFEDGKIRSSLSGIDLETSRGDLLRAVIEGICFHFRWLLECQARKCKVSDTIRFAGGLARINIVNQILADITGHTIETVKHPQYVGALGAAAVAAIGLGQMKFEDIHNYIEITNTYTPDPENHEIYNKLYKKFLDKVKSDRKLVG
- a CDS encoding tetratricopeptide repeat protein is translated as MNKKLSFIALAFLLGMSQSWAVDPRIEQGARFEAKGQYEKALGEYRAMLAENKKNTEAYMAAGKVRMKMKDYKGAVANFRLAYGYDPSLTEAYEGAAKAYEAMGQQAKADAERAKIKGAKTASAAPAATKAETAKAEPAKTQAKAAQPAQTAQATPAAKTAAPAKTETPKAAPTAQPALADNEDPFEKGKALVAEGRYAEAAPLWRAALAKRPGDAGAYFYAGLTRYEMGEYDKAEFNLKKGLPYKERGNEANYYLAKIYQKGKKTDLEKKSLAAYLKKAAPDAKFRKAAEDRLAEINAVANAAAEEKALKEAEAKALKEAKKTGNDKARSAETAVSSQKEDVSPTATNSIANANALYADGYNEAALQMYKALLENEITPDERYFAMLQMGNIYREMRDFHSAVTRYRDVVREFPDSDWATEAERALEDAVWLEKHASELPRNKR